The genomic stretch TTTCCTAGCTAAGCAAATACTCGTGCATGTTAAAAAAGCATttatttcagcttgaaaagCTTTGGACCACTGTCCATTTGAGTTGATATATTGATTCCTGATCCAGAGACACCAGCGCCTGTAGATTCGTCCATTTTAAAGCCATCTGTATAAAATATAACTGATACTGGACGAACTTTAGGACCTCCTTCTTCCCATTCGCTGCGATTtgattcaatcactttgaaagAAACATTGAAGTTAGTCTTAGATTCAGTCTTCATTCATTGTTACTAAGGTGTTTTGGTAAAAACCTATGAGGATTCGTAAATGTCCCTTCAGATCCCCTTCCTGAAAAGTTTATACATGTTTGAGCCTAAGAGCTCCGTTTTCGGCTGTTGTACATATTGATGCAAGGGTAGAAGAATAAAAAAGCTGctaaggctttggatggtgcacTGGCCATTGCTCCTGTTGTTGATGAGCATGCTAGACGTTGTAGTTTATCTAGCTTCTTTTGAGCCGATATTTGTGTGGTTTTGGGCCACCGCATTAGCGAAGAATATGTTTCTCTGGGTATCACTATTGCCGAGTATATCCAGTGAAGCATCCTCGGCTTGAGTCCCCACTTTTTGCCgaatgtattgctgcaagcccgaagagcgttgtttgcttttgagATTGCATATTCTAGATGGTCGTTTCAATTGAGCTTATGGTCGAGCATTACACCTGGTGGTACTTAGTTGGCTTGGATAACACCAACTATGTTTTTCCCAACTCaagagttgcaatattatactGGCTCTTTTTTGTAAATGTGGTTATGACCGTTTTAGAAGGGTTGACGTTTAGTACTTACACCATTATCTTACACCATTTGAGTGTGTAGGTAGTTTCGGACGGATTGCACTCTATTGGTTATAGTAGACCCGCATTCACCCCTAGCTAAAATAGTAATGTCATCCGCGAACCCGATGAATTCGTATGCTAGATTTCTTAAGTTATTACGAagatcatttttcaaaattgttaacACCTCAGACGCATCCTCTCTTCAGCAGcaattaaatttatttgggaATTGGTGTGCAATTAATCGTATGACGCTGAACCCCTCCAAATGCTCGGTTATAACCTTCACTCGAAAAACGCATCCGATACTTTTCGATTACAGCCTCAACAATCAATCGATTCAACGTGTCGATGTTGTCAAAGATCTTGGTGTACTTCTCGATGCTAAACTTACCTTCAAGCaacatgtttttttattatCGCCAAAGCATCCAGACAGTTGGGATTAATTTTTAGAATGACACGCGACTTTAGAGACATAAGTTGTCTGACCGCATTATATTGCTCGCTTGTTCGGTCACAGCTCGAATACTGCTCCACGGTTTGGACACCACACTACAACAACGCTGTTCAACGCCTCGAAAGCATCCAGCGCCGGTTCGCCCGCTACGCACTTTGCCTCTTGCCATGGAGACAGCCTATGTGGAGCACTCCTTATGAGGATCGTTGTCAACTTCTCCATATTGACACCCTCCAAGTTCGGCGTGAAACTGCTCGCGCTATGACTGTGTCTAACGTGCTGACAGCACGGATCGATTGTCCTGACATTCTTCGCCAGATCAATATAAATGCTCCATCCAGAACCCTGCGGAGAGTACCTGCAATGCACCTACCTTTTCGTCGTACAAACTGCAGCTCCAATAGTGCAATCATTGGCCTTCAACGagcgttcaacaaagtttcgtcAATGTTTGATTTTCATCTGTCGATTGAAGTGCTTCGTTCTAAATTTGTTGCTATGTTTAGACAATTGTTGTATTAATGTTTAGTGTAGTTTATTAGTCACCATTTGGACAATATATGTCTGTTGGTAGAgtgcaaataaataaatatgtaaaTATCATCGTCTACAAGAGACCACAATAAAGGATATAAAACCCCTCCTGTAGACAACCTTTTGTTGGTTTTTAGCagaacttagaaatttttgaactGGAAAATTCTCCATTGGCCCCAGCTCAGGAATTTCTGACTCTCAGAATGTCGTTTTGTTCGATTTGGTTTTTTTTGGTAACACAAGATCCCGACGTTTTATGCagttctaagacatttggcataaaaatatTCGACATCGAAATCGCGGGACATTGCAAAGGTGCGCGGAATATTTTAGATGAACGTTAAACATTTCGCGGGACGTTTTTCTACACGGGACATTTTGCGTCACTTTAcccatgagcaattctcgctgaaaccgtcccactggtgacatgaggtctttcaaaaaggatatttttatgtctaaatgattgaaagaagcgaaaaaatgagaaaacctttttggttagttcatattgatggacccctcgggcacaaatcggttaaacggtttttacaaaaattgattttcgagcaattcttgacctttttattgattcatTTCTCTTGAAATTGTCAATGAACTCCCTGCAACCACCACATCGTTTTCAAGGGAAATGAtaaagctttcatttgaagcagaaaaaaattgtccgccatcttggatctcgccgtcatcttggatttcatcagaaaaatgtgtttttgagcaagttcgcaaccaccgattttgaatttgacatcaccattggaaaagtgaaaaaaaatgctttaagatgcattcaaaatattaggtgagcattgagtttaccttgtcattctggtcacttttcaaaatcgaccttcaaacagtacaacgcatgacgtgcggccaatatcaaatcatgctgagcctgtggtgtgtgtctgtgtgtagtgtatattagaggccatccatgttccacgtggacagatttttaaggattttgTGACCCCCCCCCATTCCCCTTCCCCACAatttctcatataaattctcaaaattttgcatggacCGTGGACAACATACAGACCCCCCCCCCAAAGTTGTCCAAGTGACATGTGTATGGCCCAATGCCTGTGTGACTTTGGgtctgttcacaaattacgtaaagcaaaaaatcgtatcttTGATCCCTTTTCACTGCATTCACCTTGTTTATTTCTTCACTCCCTCGCTCCTTCTTGATtgtaacgtaatttgtgattAAGCTTCTCTACGTTTTTTTGCTAGAGTAAAGTTTGGTTCCCTGTACGGAGAACAGTTTTCGCGTGTTTAGTAATTAAACTAATTAATGTAAGATGTGGTTTTTGCTACTGTTTCATGCTGTTGTTGTACTGTTGTACTGTTTTGCTGttgttttcatgcattaaactactattaacaaacttaggtatgatataccaaggtatagtatgaatcaagtatatcccGAGAAATCTGGAGAAGATTTGCGTATGCCAGCGTGAATGAAGTAAGAGTAGAATCATCACTTTTTCATCCCTAGCAAATTCTTATCGACGAAAAGGATACGTTTGCTACCTATTTAAATTCAGCCAATTGATTAAAGGCTATTGATAAATTACGGTCCGTGGGTGCACTTACTACTTGCGAActaggaatactgactgtccacatcatacgcacaccacaggctcagtatattgctacgatttgatattggacgcgcgtcatgcgttgaactgtttgaagctcgattttgaaaagtgaccagaatgacaagataacctcaatgctcacctaatattttgaatgcatcttaaagcattttttttcagctttccaatggtgatgtcaaattcaaaaccggtggttgcgaacttgctcaaaaacacatttttctgatgaaatccaagatggcggcgagatccaagatggcggacaattttttttctacttcaaatgaaagctctatcatacctcttgaaaacgatgtgttggttgcagggagttcattgacaaattcaagagaaatgaatcaataaaaaggtcaaaaatcgctcgaaaatcaatttttgtaaaaaccgtttaaccaaactccagaaatcgtgtgtaagatttcaaattcttactcgtttggaatgctaacgacatcttcctgcaacttgcgactttaaccactttagtgatggcagcgctggtttacggtcaaagctgccagacgcatgaaaattcttaCAGATTATACAGTCGCTGTTTATGCAACGATATGACATAGATTTTGTGAGgtttatgtatttatttttgcaaaccaacactaaaacaaacaaatttatcgcaaatatacagAGGGATTGAATAAAGAAGTCGATAATGTACacattacgactgctcaaaatttttacatttaaaaacaGCAACCATTCTcattgcgataatatcgataaaagctgaaaaactatcgattttatcgaatcattgaaCCCTAAAGGTTCTTAGCGCccccatactgcgtattgcgacatgctaaaaaaccgttgcgtctttttacacatgaagcaaagttaacttggatatctgttatctgtgagttaaccgatttgcgcccgaggggtccatcagtATGagctaaccaaagtggttttctcattttttcgctactttcaatcatttagacataaaaatatcctttttgaaagacctcatgtcaccagtgggacggtttcagcgagaatcgcTCCCATTCAGGAACCaaagttcttttttgtttttctaaaaaatgaatCAACGATATTATAATAGCAAAGTGCCTTACTGATTACCTACTTTTACGTAATATTGGCTGAAATATCGAAAAGTATGAAAAAACTTTTGATGTTGGCACACATAGATTTCAAATGAGGGTTAATGATGATTGATTAATCGTACTTAGTCACTAAAGTTTTTATCAAGTAAAGTTTGAAAGGAAGATTCATAAATGGTTACCTCTTTTCTTTGATTCCGAAGCAGTACAAAACCTATAAATTACGTGAGCCTAATCACAGTTCTCATTTCCAGATTGGTGCTATGTGTGTTCCTCGAGAGATACCGTGAACTGCCTCATCCCCGATATCAACATCATGATGCGTGAATGTACCGGGCAGACTAATAATTTTACTTGTTTCTCGCGGATTGTCAGTAAGTTGCTGTGTGACGAAAAAGTTCGAAAGTCATGAACAACTCCGTGTTAATTTCCAAACCTTTTCCCTACAGACCGTGAAGTCGAACGAGGTTGCCTATCTGCATTGAGCCTCGAAGATCATGCTAACTGTAATAGCGTCAACAACTGTGAACTTTGCTTCGACAATGTAACTCAAGGCCGATGCAACGGAGCGGTAAGCCATCTTTACCATCCACAACTTAGCTAACCAAAAATCACATATGTGAAAAGAGAAAACATAAACATCCAAAAGTTTGACAAGCGTGACAGTGACCTTCTGAAAATTTCAATcgatttttcagatttttccagAGCACCGACTCTATTGTCACCAGTGCACTGGGAATGTCAACGATACCTGTGGCCAGGAAATTTCGACTGCTGCTCAACTTTGTCNNNNNNNNNNNNNNNNNNNNNNNNNNNNNNNNNNNNNNNNNNNNNNNNNNNNNNNNNNNNNNNNNNNNNNNNNNNNNNNNNNNNNNNNNNNNNNNNNNNNNNNNNNNNNNNNNNNNNNNNNNNNNNNNNNNNNNNNNNNNNNNNNNNNNNNNNNNNNNNNNNNNNNNNNNNNNNNNNNNNNNNNNNNNNNNNNNNNNNNNNNNNNNNNNNNNNNNNNNNNNNNNNNNNNNNNNNNNNNNNNNNNNNNNNNNNNNNNNNNNNNNNNNNNNNNNNNNNNNNNNNNNNNNNNNNNNNNNNNNNNNNNNNNNNNNNNNNNNNNNNNNNNNNNNNNNNNNNNNNNNNNNNNNNNNNNNNNNNNNNNNNNNNNNNNNNNNNNNNNNNNNNNNNNNNNNNNNNNNNNNNNNNNNNNNNNNNNNNNNNNNNNNNNNNNNNNNNNNNNNNNNNNNNNNNNNNNNNNNNNNNNNNNNNNNNNNNNNNNNNNNNNNNNNNNNNNNNNNNNNGCCTGTACGATCCGGAAGATCAGTGCTATGTGAGCGTAACGGGAGACTTGGTACAGCGTGGCTGTGTGTCCGAGAGCGACTTCTGCCGGGTCGGTCAAACGTGCCACACTTGTGACGGGAATGGTTGCAACTTCAAGCATTACGAAAATGGTGCCGCAAGTGTTGTAATCTATCTGCAAACCCTAGCGATGGCTTTACTGGCCGTGTTGGCCCGCAGCAACTTTAGGCAGTAGCACGAGCGAAAATAAACTCAACATTAGGCGTTTTGCGCCGCTTACAATATATCGTAACATCATTTGATTCATCTTGATCAACCCAAGTCGCTGTTTTGCAATGTACCGCCCGTCGATTGTCGAGAATAGATACTGTGGCGCGTGAAAGCACTAACGTTGTGGTGTTAAATGTGTTTAGAATAAAACTTGCCATTTGCCAGTTCGAATAAACTTTGATGGCGTATGAATTCTTTTTGGTACCTATCTCTGATTTTAAATAACGTTGTCTTTGTTCTAAATATGGAAACTTAAATCAGGTATAAAACCAATTCAATCCCAGTTTCACACAAACTGTTAGTCAGGATGACTTGCGAAACTAAACAAAGATTATCATCATTAATATAAGTTTGTCTTTTGTTATGTTCCAGCGTTTCATTGCTTTTGCTATGTGTATCTTGCCCAAACCATGCCTTGCATGTTTGGTAGACAAGACGATTGAAAAAACCATCCGCGTTCGGGAGAAACCATTGATTCTACTTAAGAGTTCGGGATGAAATGAATAGAGAGTCTGTTTGTTATGGCGAATTTTCGTTGCTATGATAAGCATAAGGGTTTCCTGCATGAAAACGAAATTAGGTAATTGATTTGCGTCACTATAAATATTGGAAAACTTGACATCATTGTCTTTGACATAGAAATTGAAGCTTGTTGCTCTTTCAACCCGGTGTCCTTCAGTGCACATTAGCAAACGGTTTTTTCCTTCGATATAATAAAGCGGAGATTTTAATCAAACAAAACATTCGAATGTTGATTGGCGAACCTATTGCATGTTACTGCATCTGGTACCCGTAACGTAAAAATGAATTCTTGAGAAACTGCACTTACTCAGCCTGCGGACTATCTTTATTTATTCATCTGTGGATTTATGTTGATGAATGTCATTAGCACACGCAGCTGATGTTGAACATAAACTTGAATTAGAGAGCTCCCTGCTTCATTAGACGACAAACTGCTCTCGACAATCTGGATTTTTCAGTTTGAAATTACACACCAATGAGGTTAAATCAAGCAATTACTAGCTTAGTGCActcatcggaatatatatagtttgcttgtctttcagtcacgcgcacgacaaacgaaagttactcaaattgcctttttcccaaacaaactctgaagctgaggtacactgaagtttgttattttttagtgggtagcaacgcaaacactcctcttctgactacaagttacctttgcttttagtcctccacacacctcctctcgcctggtatgaagccagtcgtaaggaaatcaacGCTAACTGCGTCTTgactaatattcggcacacgtgttaaattagcacatggctaaaggttctgatgcaggtgcatcgacaaaaaccgccaaaaacgtaataaagggcggaaggcaattttaaGATTTAAGAAAGACATACctagtatcaaagatatcaagcatgtaaacGAAATCTAAAGTTAGTCAAACCACTGtcggttgattatgaacgttatttTACAGCcacatgtccaataagttctgtaatgtcatggcattgcCATCAAACTTAGGTTAtcaagtgatggaataaggcagtacccgttgtagttcattgaggatagactatgaaaaagtcaagaaaataatgggaattataaacctttttgctcgagaaaataagcagtttgttttttttaagtgtgtagcaatttttatatgcattgaaattgtaatttttcaatagtacagttattcgatagcaaaaagttgtttgtttattaaaaaaatcaattacgaccgaagacgttaataacgaacatttataaaaaattgaagaaactcgccaaagccattttatgcaaacATCATATCGac from Wyeomyia smithii strain HCP4-BCI-WySm-NY-G18 chromosome 3, ASM2978416v1, whole genome shotgun sequence encodes the following:
- the LOC129730575 gene encoding uncharacterized protein LOC129730575 isoform X1, with amino-acid sequence MQRSLVILAVVGLASTVSANWCYVCSSRDTVNCLIPDINIMMRECTGQTNNFTCFSRIVNREVERGCLSALSLEDHANCNSVNNCELCFDNVTQGRCNGAIFPEHRLYCHQCTGNVNDTCGQEISTAAQLCRLYDPEDQCYVSVTGDLVQRGCVSESDFCRVGQTCHTCDGNGCNFKHYENGAASVVIYLQTLAMALLAVLARSNFRQ
- the LOC129730575 gene encoding uncharacterized protein LOC129730575 isoform X2 is translated as MMRECTGQTNNFTCFSRIVNREVERGCLSALSLEDHANCNSVNNCELCFDNVTQGRCNGAIFPEHRLYCHQCTGNVNDTCGQEISTAAQLCRLYDPEDQCYVSVTGDLVQRGCVSESDFCRVGQTCHTCDGNGCNFKHYENGAASVVIYLQTLAMALLAVLARSNFRQ